taagaatctttttaggacggtcatactcttgtcagtgtgtctcgtgtaagggatggttgcatcggacaggttgttctggactAGATCCCATAACCAGACGTcccgtaacttctataaatcttttgtggctccttgctgttcacgccctagggcgtcccgtagtcgaCGCCTTAgcggcccccccccccccccgcacttccttccagcagccccgctgcccagcaaaccacaacaagtacccgctgctactcgcgccccacggcgccaccaactaaTACGGCTgttcccactcatacctacaatctccgtagtagagtcgggagaaatgccgagcatcagcccctgcccccgtcttctcacccccccccccctcttttccgacagcaattgtgtaggtcaggggaacagactcttaatccctacctccctttgcaccgtttgccagcacagaatatatattgtaacgaatttacttgcaaatactcttttttgcccttctgctaagttcgaatcactaaactgttgaataaataactccaaaattgaataatggaaaaaatggcatttattaaagtacttcacaataacactcaaactgtgcaccgaatagcttgcttaataaccacactgattgatagctcaatgaaactctactattcaaaataatactgctcttgcccGCTAGATAGcttcttaatcgaaatctcaaatcaaactgaattccagcgcctctacaattgccgccttttatactctttgatttcaaccttcgcatcttctaggcgcttccagaatctactagtccagcagctctcaaacttctcagctgtaactaaaattgcacaattttatagtttttctcattgcatacttataggagtacctcagatatatgcatgtgtttgtgcattgactctccgctgcccgtatacgtacatggtacatatgtgtagacgcaattattgtttcgtttatgtagatacataatgattgatctatggatgtgaattcacgtcactgcttagcatcggcttagagatcgctcagtgctgctaacattcgttacactgctctccacctaagtctgatcgtcccgatcagacaaatctcccgatctaaacgtcgcttgcatctccaaatgtaccactcttccactccgtggtttctcaatgctttgtatgcggtagatagtatcactgatcttcttcacaaccttgtacgggccttcccaactgcgccgaaatttggctggaacacctttccgccggtgagggttgtttaacagtaccaaatctcccgccaagaaaccttccgaattaaagttcttgtcatgccagtgtttcatcttactactcattaccctgggccgttccttcacactctgttgtttggccaatgaactactccgtagagcttgcgctggacggatttgctttgcataatcagtatcgttccgacgcttcacaacagtagtgtgccttggcttgaaaccaccctggCATTCTTTCAgcgaaatcctttccttcgttttagtacgtccattagggcttttcaatgtcagtgtttctctcacaggtaccttcggttttgatttgtttggcccatttgttccatcaacctttacctttgaatttcgtggcctttgtcgagtcttctccaccagtacccgattaatgctgaaccctttttccaaactaaagttaagtggtatgtcctggttcttatagcgcataatttttctccgcatatcgatcatgatgtcatggtcaaccaagaagtccactcccaatatgacttcatcaacgatctccgccacaacgaatttgtgtaaaaccatgaccttcccaattaggacttcacatatcacttctccctggacttggctatactcgcctgtgaccgtacgcaaccttgctccaggtaatgactttactctcctgtagaccaaatcagatcgaatcaaggaatgagatgcgcccgtatctacagtcagtacatgttctttgccatccacattccctctgacggtaagactgctcgattttctaccaatttgcaacacagatttcacagggcattcaatagctggatctagctctcgatctctacctcttactcgctcttg
The Eurosta solidaginis isolate ZX-2024a chromosome 5, ASM4086904v1, whole genome shotgun sequence DNA segment above includes these coding regions:
- the LOC137233545 gene encoding uncharacterized protein, yielding MWGGRKRKAGGDEQERVRGRDRELDPAIECPVKSVLQIGRKSSSLTVRGNVDGKEHVLTVDTGASHSLIRSDLVYRRVKSLPGARLRTVTGEYSQVQGEVICEVLIGKVMVLHKFVVAEIVDEVILGVDFLVDHDIMIDMRRKIMRYKNQDIPLNFSLEKGFSINRVLVEKTRQRPRNSKVKVDGTNGPNKSKPKVPVRETLTLKSPNGRTKTKERISLKECQGGFKPRHTTVVKRRNDTDYAKQIRPAQALRSSSLAKQQSVKERPRVMSSKMKHWHDKNFNSEGFLAGDLVLLNNPHRRKGVPAKFRRSWEGPYKVVKKISDTIYRIQSIEKPRSGRVVHLEMQATFRSGDLSDRDDQT